A window of Christiangramia forsetii KT0803 contains these coding sequences:
- the serA gene encoding phosphoglycerate dehydrogenase has product MENKRHFVIDFDSTFTQVEALDVLGEISLANNPKKKEKLQELKDLTDLAMGGKLAFRESLEKRLEILEANKNALPELVEKLKNMVSVSFVRNEEFFKEHRDNIYIISNGFKEVIVPIVSELGVKETNVYANTFSFDKDGNITGFDQDNVLSSNNGKVELLKQMGLKGDVYVIGDGYNDYEIKAAGLANKFYAFTENIERDNVLDKADHITPSLDEFLYLHKMNKAISYPKNRIKVLLLENVHADAVAIMKNEGYNVSTISGALDEDELAEKIKDVSVLGIRSKTNLTAKVLENANRLIAVGAFCIGTNQIDLETCLKKGVAVFNAPFSNTRSVVELAIGEIILLMRNLPDRIAEMHNGEWNKSAKGSYEIRGKKLGIVGYGNIGAQLSVVAEAVGFDVYYYDLVEKLALGNATKCSSLQELFEKVDIVTLHVDGRDENKNMIGDKEFGWMKEGSIFLNLARGQVVDVDALRKHMESGKITGAGVDVFPKEPKTNQDEFESTLRGLPNLILTPHIGGSTEEAQVNIGNFVPGKIINYINTGGTTNSVNFPNLQLPILENAHRLIHIHHNKPGIIAHINKILAAHDINIVGQYLKTNETVGYVITDIDKAYDADVIKELKGIQGTIRFRVLY; this is encoded by the coding sequence ATGGAAAATAAAAGGCATTTTGTAATTGATTTCGACAGTACTTTTACTCAGGTAGAAGCGCTGGATGTACTCGGAGAGATATCTCTGGCGAATAACCCTAAAAAAAAGGAAAAGCTGCAGGAACTAAAGGACCTCACAGATCTTGCAATGGGAGGAAAACTCGCATTTAGAGAATCCCTGGAAAAGAGATTGGAGATTCTGGAAGCAAATAAAAATGCTCTTCCAGAGCTTGTTGAAAAGCTGAAAAATATGGTCTCAGTTTCCTTTGTTAGGAATGAAGAGTTTTTTAAAGAACACAGGGATAACATTTATATTATTTCTAACGGCTTTAAAGAGGTTATAGTTCCTATTGTAAGTGAACTGGGAGTGAAAGAAACCAATGTGTATGCCAATACCTTTTCTTTTGATAAAGATGGGAATATTACCGGTTTTGATCAGGATAACGTGCTTTCTTCTAATAATGGGAAAGTGGAGCTTCTAAAACAAATGGGCTTGAAGGGTGATGTTTACGTTATTGGTGACGGCTATAATGATTACGAAATAAAAGCAGCGGGATTGGCAAATAAGTTCTACGCTTTTACTGAAAATATAGAGCGGGATAATGTTCTTGATAAAGCAGACCATATCACGCCAAGTCTTGATGAATTCTTATACCTTCATAAAATGAACAAAGCTATTTCTTATCCAAAAAACCGAATAAAAGTTCTTTTATTAGAAAATGTGCATGCAGATGCCGTGGCCATTATGAAAAATGAAGGCTATAATGTGTCTACGATTTCTGGTGCCTTAGATGAAGATGAACTTGCTGAAAAGATTAAAGATGTATCAGTTTTAGGAATTCGATCTAAAACCAATCTAACGGCAAAGGTTCTTGAGAATGCAAACCGACTTATTGCCGTAGGAGCTTTTTGTATTGGTACCAATCAAATAGATCTTGAAACCTGTCTTAAAAAAGGAGTTGCGGTTTTCAATGCTCCCTTCAGTAACACAAGATCTGTGGTTGAACTGGCCATTGGTGAGATCATTTTATTAATGAGAAACCTACCAGACCGTATTGCAGAGATGCATAATGGGGAATGGAACAAATCTGCCAAAGGAAGTTATGAGATTAGAGGTAAAAAACTCGGAATTGTAGGTTATGGTAATATCGGCGCACAACTTTCTGTGGTGGCCGAAGCGGTAGGTTTTGATGTTTATTATTACGATTTGGTTGAGAAACTCGCACTGGGAAACGCAACCAAATGTAGTAGCCTTCAGGAATTATTTGAGAAAGTTGATATTGTTACCCTTCATGTGGATGGAAGGGATGAAAACAAGAACATGATAGGTGATAAGGAATTTGGTTGGATGAAGGAAGGCTCTATATTCCTGAATCTTGCCAGGGGTCAGGTAGTAGATGTTGATGCGTTAAGAAAACACATGGAATCTGGTAAAATTACCGGAGCGGGAGTGGATGTATTCCCAAAAGAGCCAAAGACCAATCAGGATGAATTTGAGTCTACTTTAAGAGGTTTGCCAAATCTTATTCTCACTCCACACATAGGTGGAAGCACTGAAGAGGCACAGGTAAATATTGGTAATTTTGTTCCGGGTAAGATTATTAATTATATCAATACAGGTGGAACTACCAACTCGGTAAACTTCCCGAATTTGCAGTTACCTATACTGGAGAACGCACATAGACTCATTCATATTCACCACAATAAACCAGGAATCATTGCACATATTAATAAAATTCTGGCTGCACACGATATTAATATCGTTGGGCAATATCTTAAAACCAATGAAACTGTAGGATACGTGATCACAGATATAGACAAGGCATATGATGCTGATGTGATCAAGGAACTAAAAGGAATTCAGGGGACCATTAGGTTTAGAGTTTTGTATTAG
- a CDS encoding sensor histidine kinase, with product MDEISISKKLEERVKELSCLYEVSSAIRKHSDSISFTLEEICRITQQAWLFPHSAVVQLKLEDYSILTSDLPEKNIFQGSDIQLFNENKGFIKVYYDITQLDNAYFLNEEQKLLDKIAIEISEFFERREILRKEKLLKRSAERNDRLSILGEITAGIAHELNTPLGNILGFAELIKSSTKENQTKKDTNKIIKAAIYSREIVKKLMFFACEMPQHKEFIKIKPIIDQTLNLLSQNFQKANVRYNFEIDNPDIEPQIDTIQFTQVLFNLLINAIYISPEKSQISLEVSSFETHFILEIKDEGSGIPADLKSKIFEPFFTTKPVGEGSGLGLSVVHGIIKSHRGEIITFDNKPTGTVFQIKLPLKM from the coding sequence ATGGATGAAATCTCGATATCTAAAAAGCTGGAAGAGCGAGTAAAAGAGCTTTCCTGTCTTTACGAGGTGTCTTCGGCCATTCGCAAACATTCAGATTCTATTTCCTTTACTCTTGAAGAAATATGCAGGATTACCCAACAAGCTTGGCTGTTCCCGCATAGCGCTGTCGTACAGTTAAAACTTGAAGATTACAGTATTCTAACTTCAGACCTGCCAGAAAAGAATATTTTTCAAGGGAGCGATATTCAGCTTTTCAATGAAAATAAAGGCTTTATAAAAGTTTATTACGATATCACGCAATTAGACAATGCTTATTTCCTGAATGAAGAACAGAAACTTCTGGATAAAATCGCAATTGAAATAAGCGAATTTTTTGAACGCAGGGAAATTTTAAGAAAAGAGAAACTTCTTAAAAGGAGCGCTGAGCGAAATGACCGACTCTCAATTCTAGGGGAAATCACAGCGGGAATAGCTCATGAACTTAATACGCCCCTAGGTAACATTCTTGGTTTTGCTGAACTGATAAAGTCCAGTACTAAAGAAAATCAAACTAAAAAAGACACTAATAAAATAATAAAGGCAGCGATCTATTCGCGGGAAATTGTCAAGAAGTTAATGTTTTTTGCTTGTGAAATGCCGCAACACAAAGAATTTATAAAGATCAAGCCTATAATAGATCAGACGCTTAATTTATTATCTCAAAATTTTCAAAAAGCCAATGTCCGCTATAATTTCGAGATAGACAATCCAGATATTGAACCACAGATAGATACCATACAATTTACACAGGTATTATTCAATCTCTTGATAAATGCCATTTATATTTCACCTGAAAAAAGTCAGATATCCTTAGAGGTTTCTAGTTTTGAAACTCATTTTATTCTGGAAATAAAAGATGAAGGTTCAGGCATTCCGGCAGATTTAAAATCTAAAATATTCGAACCCTTCTTTACAACTAAACCTGTTGGCGAAGGTTCGGGTTTAGGACTAAGTGTAGTTCATGGTATAATTAAAAGCCATCGTGGAGAAATTATTACTTTTGATAATAAACCTACAGGCACGGTATTTCAGATTAAATTACCTTTAAAAATGTAA
- a CDS encoding type 1 glutamine amidotransferase domain-containing protein, producing the protein MKILFVLTSHDELGNTGNKTGFWIEEFANPYYKLLDKNVDITVATPKGGKAPIDPSSDTEDTQTEDTVRFKKDDAAQKVINNTEVLSKMNPKDFDAVFYPGGHGPLWDLSKDEDSIKLIETFNKAKKPIGFVCHAPAALKNVKAENGEPLVKDKKVTGFTNTEEEAVQLTEVVPFLVEDMLKENGGIYSKAGDWEEYAIVDGNLITGQNPASSGMVAQKLFEMLK; encoded by the coding sequence ATGAAGATTTTATTTGTACTTACGTCTCACGACGAACTTGGAAATACGGGAAACAAGACGGGTTTCTGGATAGAAGAATTTGCGAATCCATATTATAAATTGTTAGATAAGAATGTTGATATTACTGTAGCCACTCCAAAAGGCGGAAAAGCTCCAATAGATCCTAGCAGTGATACGGAAGATACACAAACTGAAGATACTGTACGTTTTAAAAAGGATGATGCAGCACAAAAGGTGATAAATAACACGGAAGTATTATCAAAAATGAATCCGAAAGATTTTGACGCGGTGTTCTATCCTGGTGGTCACGGTCCTCTATGGGATCTTTCGAAAGATGAAGATTCTATCAAGCTCATCGAAACTTTTAATAAAGCTAAGAAACCAATTGGTTTTGTATGCCACGCTCCAGCTGCTTTAAAGAATGTAAAAGCAGAAAATGGCGAGCCTTTGGTAAAAGATAAAAAGGTTACAGGTTTTACAAATACTGAAGAAGAAGCTGTTCAGCTAACCGAGGTTGTTCCATTTCTAGTAGAAGATATGTTAAAAGAAAATGGCGGAATTTATTCCAAAGCTGGTGATTGGGAGGAATATGCTATTGTAGACGGGAATTTGATAACAGGTCAAAATCCTGCCTCTTCAGGGATGGTAGCTCAAAAATTATTTGAGATGCTTAAATAA
- a CDS encoding universal stress protein — translation MEKKILIPTNFSKHSWNALIFSMNLFKKYSCTFYLINVYHSQRFLSEAIPLNKNNDEEPTGKEASEKGLERIMQGLSFRKENPNHNFETISFQGNLVEGIQENADKFGVDLIILGSRGDSVHINSSEDISKITEDVEQCPILVIPEVYEWKALTNTEIVFPTNLRIPFKQKELLALIDFARSMGATVRVLYINTENKKLSPEQEENKEELEHHLTGVYHSFHMLTQTTAATGVHLFIESRESNFLALYQRKQGFFSRLFSKSVVSEIAFDPKLPVLILKEVK, via the coding sequence ATGGAAAAAAAGATCCTGATCCCTACCAATTTCTCCAAACATTCCTGGAATGCGCTCATTTTTTCAATGAACCTTTTTAAAAAATATTCCTGTACATTCTATTTGATCAATGTTTACCATTCACAGAGGTTTTTAAGCGAGGCTATTCCGTTAAATAAAAATAATGATGAGGAGCCTACAGGAAAAGAGGCTTCAGAAAAAGGTCTGGAAAGGATCATGCAGGGACTTAGTTTCAGAAAAGAAAATCCGAATCATAATTTCGAAACTATTTCTTTCCAGGGAAATCTGGTGGAAGGTATTCAGGAGAATGCAGATAAATTTGGTGTAGATCTTATTATTCTGGGATCCCGCGGTGATTCAGTTCATATAAATTCTTCGGAAGATATTTCAAAAATTACCGAAGATGTGGAACAATGTCCAATCCTGGTGATTCCTGAAGTCTATGAGTGGAAAGCCCTTACAAATACAGAGATCGTTTTTCCGACCAATCTCCGCATTCCCTTTAAACAAAAAGAATTACTCGCGCTAATAGATTTCGCAAGAAGTATGGGAGCGACCGTTCGGGTACTATACATTAATACTGAAAATAAAAAGCTTAGTCCAGAACAGGAAGAAAATAAGGAGGAGTTAGAACATCATTTAACAGGGGTTTACCATAGCTTCCATATGTTAACACAAACTACGGCTGCAACTGGGGTACATTTATTTATAGAAAGTCGGGAAAGTAATTTCCTGGCATTATATCAAAGAAAGCAGGGGTTCTTTTCCAGACTTTTTTCAAAATCTGTAGTTAGCGAAATCGCATTTGATCCAAAATTACCTGTGTTGATCTTAAAAGAAGTAAAATAA
- a CDS encoding sensor histidine kinase — protein sequence MSLSTLKKKYIDFKLVLLLAGFYLMFDLVLIVKVAYMRTYMKSPEGVENFMWSEFLVHNLLFDYVIVVSYMTLIAISTKRFLNKNYPWVKIISIHTLFSILIGLIIRLIFDFYSIIAGHIEIADFNLRKSINAFIYVIDLNFLIYFAMIFIIYTYYYLRQVKEAEKQHSKLESQLVNTRMKMLSSQLQPHFLFNTLNSIAVLTDMDANKAKDTIADLSDFLREILYNSDRNRITLDEELRILEYYLNIVNVRFSDHLTITKDIDESLMLKKVPAMLLQPVIENSIKHGYSYDHTDLNINVFIYQEDKMLVVKVENDGAPVSETHSQLMQKGVGLKNIDDRLHNLYKTNYFFEIRNKEDGKGVETIIKIPE from the coding sequence ATGAGCCTCTCAACACTCAAAAAGAAGTACATAGATTTCAAACTGGTTTTATTACTGGCAGGATTCTATTTGATGTTTGACCTGGTATTAATTGTGAAGGTCGCCTATATGCGGACCTATATGAAGTCGCCAGAGGGAGTAGAAAATTTTATGTGGTCAGAATTCTTAGTACATAATCTACTTTTTGATTATGTGATTGTGGTGAGTTATATGACGCTTATAGCCATTAGCACCAAACGATTTCTAAACAAAAATTACCCCTGGGTTAAGATCATCTCTATTCACACGCTCTTTTCAATTCTTATAGGCCTGATCATTCGACTTATTTTCGACTTTTATTCTATTATCGCCGGACATATTGAAATAGCTGATTTCAATCTAAGAAAAAGTATCAATGCTTTTATTTATGTGATAGATCTAAACTTTCTGATCTATTTTGCGATGATTTTTATCATTTACACGTATTATTATTTGAGACAGGTTAAAGAAGCAGAAAAGCAACATTCTAAACTGGAATCGCAATTGGTGAATACGAGAATGAAAATGTTATCCTCCCAATTGCAGCCACATTTTCTCTTTAATACACTTAACTCTATCGCAGTCTTAACAGATATGGATGCAAACAAAGCGAAAGACACGATTGCAGATTTAAGTGACTTTTTACGAGAAATACTTTATAACAGTGACCGTAACAGGATTACTTTGGATGAAGAATTGAGAATTCTGGAATATTATTTAAACATTGTAAACGTCAGGTTTTCAGATCACCTAACTATCACGAAAGATATTGACGAATCTTTAATGCTGAAGAAAGTACCTGCAATGCTACTTCAACCGGTGATAGAAAATTCAATCAAGCATGGATATTCTTACGATCATACAGATTTAAATATTAATGTATTTATATACCAGGAAGATAAAATGCTGGTCGTAAAAGTAGAAAATGACGGTGCTCCGGTATCAGAAACCCATAGCCAGTTAATGCAGAAAGGGGTGGGCTTAAAGAATATAGATGACAGGCTACACAATCTTTATAAAACAAATTACTTTTTCGAAATTAGAAATAAGGAAGATGGAAAAGGGGTAGAAACGATTATTAAGATTCCAGAATAG
- a CDS encoding sigma-54-dependent transcriptional regulator, producing MALNKANILIVDDDYDMLELVQRQLQEQNFHSYKAASVVEAINILKFNAVDLLITDLQMPGISGMELIKYVDEHFPKVPKLVITGYPSVDGALNAMKSGVLDYLVKPFTAEELKNSVEKSLPDKFQGLENKISRGDKPMVYAGIVGQSEKIDELIDLIERLKNNRATVLIQGESGTGKELVARAIHYKGSFAANPFIAVNCGAIPEELLESELFGYRKGAFTGANENRQGFFQAAAGGTIFLDEIGTAPLTVQTRLLRVLQEKEVRRIGEQKAQKIEIRIIAATNSDLLQMIEKGSFREDLYYRLNVVNINTPPLRERKDDIPLLAENFLKKYAAEYAKPKIGFTPKALEILKRYEWPGNVRELENAVQRAIIMSEHTIDIQQIPDYLKFPTPSKNATFKTLQQVEKEHILKIMSSVDNNKTKAAEILQIDRKTLRKKLQ from the coding sequence ATGGCGCTCAACAAAGCAAATATTCTCATTGTTGATGATGATTATGATATGCTTGAATTAGTGCAGCGTCAGCTTCAGGAACAAAATTTCCATTCTTATAAGGCCGCTTCGGTTGTAGAAGCTATCAATATTTTAAAATTTAATGCTGTAGATTTACTCATTACAGATCTTCAAATGCCTGGAATTAGTGGGATGGAGCTCATCAAATACGTAGATGAACATTTTCCTAAAGTTCCTAAATTAGTAATCACCGGATATCCTTCTGTAGATGGTGCTCTAAATGCCATGAAATCTGGTGTACTGGATTACCTGGTAAAGCCCTTTACCGCAGAAGAGCTCAAAAATTCTGTTGAAAAATCACTTCCAGATAAATTCCAAGGCTTAGAAAATAAAATTTCACGAGGCGATAAGCCGATGGTATATGCCGGCATTGTTGGCCAATCTGAAAAAATTGATGAGTTAATTGATCTCATTGAAAGGCTAAAGAATAATCGGGCAACCGTGCTAATTCAGGGTGAAAGCGGTACAGGAAAAGAATTGGTGGCTCGGGCCATTCACTATAAAGGATCTTTCGCCGCAAATCCTTTTATCGCAGTTAATTGTGGTGCAATTCCAGAAGAACTTCTGGAGTCTGAATTATTTGGATATAGAAAAGGAGCTTTTACCGGTGCAAATGAAAATCGACAAGGTTTCTTTCAGGCTGCAGCAGGCGGGACTATTTTTTTAGATGAAATTGGCACAGCTCCACTAACGGTACAAACCAGGTTGTTAAGAGTGCTTCAGGAAAAAGAAGTGCGACGCATAGGAGAACAAAAAGCTCAGAAAATAGAAATTCGCATCATTGCTGCTACTAATAGCGATCTACTACAGATGATAGAAAAGGGTAGTTTTCGGGAAGACCTTTATTACCGACTTAATGTAGTTAATATTAACACACCACCTCTGCGGGAACGTAAAGATGATATTCCATTGCTGGCAGAGAACTTCCTGAAGAAATATGCAGCAGAATATGCTAAACCCAAAATTGGATTTACTCCAAAAGCGCTGGAAATCTTAAAACGCTATGAGTGGCCCGGGAATGTACGGGAATTGGAAAATGCCGTTCAACGTGCCATTATAATGAGTGAACACACCATAGATATTCAACAAATACCTGATTATCTAAAATTTCCAACACCCAGCAAAAATGCTACTTTTAAGACTTTGCAGCAGGTAGAGAAAGAGCATATTTTAAAAATTATGTCCAGTGTAGATAATAATAAGACCAAGGCTGCGGAAATTCTTCAAATTGATCGAAAAACACTTCGTAAAAAGCTGCAATAA
- a CDS encoding NADP-dependent glyceraldehyde-3-phosphate dehydrogenase, whose protein sequence is MNIQIPQEFQITDQLNQETYLSNGELIKWKGKTDEVYSTISSTDDYKPTLLGTVPHMDEKTALEVLNSACDAYAKGQGDWPTMKVADRISCMEDFVEQMKTKREKVVKYLMWEIGKSLPDSQKEFDRTVEYIKDTIEDYKKLDRDSAKFHEKDGVYAHIRRGPLGVVLCLGPYNYPLNETFALLIPALIMGNTVVFKPAKHGVLLLSPLLEAFQSSFPKGVVNVIYGRGRVVAAPIMQTGRIDVLALIGNSKSAIALQDQHPYKNRLRLVLGLEAKNPGIILPDADLDLAIEECISGTLSFNGQRCTALKILYVHEEVQEEFNKRFAKRVDELKFGNPWNENVMLTPLPEPDKPKYIQELIDDAQKKGAKILNERGGATSENYIFPAVLYPVTEDMQVYKEEQFGPVIPIKPFNSIEKLLDEISDSNYGQQVSLFGTGIDKIAPLIDTLVNLVCRVNLNSSCQRGPDVFPFTGRKDSAVGTLSVHDALRSFSIRTFVASKDKKYNNEILRKLLDSKSSNFVSTDYIL, encoded by the coding sequence ATGAATATTCAGATTCCACAAGAATTTCAAATAACCGATCAATTAAACCAGGAAACCTATCTCTCCAATGGTGAGTTGATTAAATGGAAAGGTAAGACCGATGAGGTTTATTCCACAATATCTTCTACAGATGATTATAAGCCAACGCTATTGGGAACTGTTCCGCATATGGATGAGAAGACAGCTCTTGAGGTGTTGAATTCGGCGTGTGATGCTTATGCCAAAGGACAGGGAGACTGGCCAACGATGAAAGTGGCAGACAGGATCTCCTGTATGGAGGATTTTGTGGAACAAATGAAAACCAAACGTGAGAAAGTTGTAAAATATCTTATGTGGGAAATAGGTAAATCCCTCCCTGATTCTCAGAAGGAATTTGACCGTACCGTTGAGTATATTAAAGATACTATTGAAGATTATAAAAAACTTGATCGTGATAGCGCTAAATTCCATGAAAAGGATGGGGTTTATGCACATATTAGACGAGGTCCTCTTGGAGTAGTTTTATGTCTTGGTCCTTACAACTATCCTTTAAATGAAACCTTTGCGTTATTGATCCCGGCTTTGATCATGGGGAATACGGTGGTTTTTAAACCCGCTAAACATGGGGTATTGTTGTTGTCTCCATTATTAGAAGCGTTCCAAAGTTCATTTCCAAAAGGAGTAGTGAATGTAATTTATGGTAGGGGTAGAGTAGTGGCAGCTCCAATTATGCAAACCGGTAGAATTGATGTTCTTGCGTTGATAGGAAACAGTAAATCGGCAATCGCTTTACAGGATCAGCATCCTTATAAAAACAGACTTAGGCTGGTTCTGGGACTGGAAGCTAAGAATCCGGGAATTATTTTACCAGATGCAGATCTTGATCTGGCAATAGAAGAATGCATTTCGGGAACACTTTCCTTTAATGGACAGCGATGTACGGCTTTAAAGATTTTATATGTTCATGAAGAAGTGCAGGAAGAATTCAACAAGAGATTTGCGAAACGAGTAGATGAATTAAAGTTTGGGAATCCGTGGAATGAAAATGTGATGCTTACACCACTTCCAGAACCCGATAAACCTAAATATATCCAGGAATTAATAGACGATGCGCAGAAAAAAGGAGCTAAAATATTGAATGAACGAGGTGGAGCAACGTCAGAAAATTATATTTTCCCCGCTGTTCTTTATCCGGTGACCGAAGATATGCAGGTTTATAAAGAGGAACAATTTGGTCCGGTAATTCCGATAAAGCCATTCAATTCTATTGAAAAATTACTGGATGAAATTTCCGATTCTAATTACGGTCAGCAGGTGAGTCTCTTCGGAACAGGAATAGATAAGATTGCTCCGTTAATTGATACATTAGTGAACCTGGTGTGCAGAGTTAACTTAAATAGCTCCTGCCAGAGAGGACCGGATGTATTTCCATTTACAGGAAGAAAGGATTCTGCTGTGGGAACGCTAAGTGTTCATGATGCTTTAAGATCTTTTTCTATAAGAACCTTTGTTGCCAGTAAGGATAAAAAGTATAATAATGAAATTCTGAGAAAATTACTCGATAGTAAAAGTTCAAATTTCGTGAGTACAGATTATATTCTGTAA
- a CDS encoding LytR/AlgR family response regulator transcription factor has product MKALVIDDEELARRRVLNLLEDVEKIEVIGECSNGRTAIERINTDKPDLVFLDINMKDMNGFEVLKQVEISPKPIVIFVTAYDNYALKAFDAEAFDFLLKPFKDQRFFKTINKVLETTKTEANVTFEKRLVEFFHEYSKGGLQLNSVQKIPVKQGNKTALVDPNHILYIQASGYYAEIFVDSKKYVLRESLNNLSEILDSNTFVRIHRSTIANLKYVNEIIHSDYSEIDAKMTDGKLLHVSKSHKKEFLEKIGI; this is encoded by the coding sequence ATGAAAGCACTTGTAATTGACGACGAAGAACTGGCCAGAAGGAGAGTTCTAAATCTACTGGAAGATGTAGAGAAAATAGAAGTTATTGGTGAATGTTCCAATGGACGCACCGCTATTGAAAGAATAAATACAGATAAGCCAGATCTCGTTTTCCTTGATATCAATATGAAAGATATGAATGGATTTGAAGTGCTGAAGCAAGTTGAAATTTCACCTAAACCCATTGTTATTTTTGTAACAGCCTATGATAATTACGCTTTGAAGGCTTTTGATGCGGAAGCATTTGACTTCCTATTAAAACCATTTAAAGATCAGCGATTTTTTAAAACCATCAATAAAGTGCTTGAAACTACGAAAACAGAAGCAAATGTTACTTTTGAAAAACGTCTGGTAGAATTTTTTCATGAATATTCTAAGGGCGGACTTCAACTTAATTCAGTACAAAAAATACCGGTAAAACAAGGTAATAAGACAGCTCTGGTAGACCCTAACCATATTTTATACATCCAGGCTTCAGGTTATTACGCCGAGATCTTTGTAGATTCAAAAAAATATGTGCTGCGGGAATCTTTAAATAATCTCTCGGAAATACTCGATAGCAATACCTTCGTGAGAATACATAGATCTACTATCGCGAACCTTAAGTATGTAAATGAAATTATACATTCAGATTATTCTGAAATAGACGCAAAAATGACCGATGGTAAACTATTACACGTCAGTAAGTCCCACAAAAAGGAGTTTCTGGAAAAAATAGGAATTTAA
- a CDS encoding Glu/Leu/Phe/Val family dehydrogenase — protein MINTKKVIKQSMYETVMNQFNNTADIIDLNPNIRKILGITNNEIIVHFPVKMDNGNVEVFTGYRVQHNNALGPYKGGLRYHDTVDIDAAKALAMWMTWKTSLAGLPFGGAKGGIKIDPRKFSDSELERITRRFTYALGENIGPEHDIPAPDVNTNPQTMAWIVDTFMSTISSSERSHNQHVVTGKPVGTGGLEGRDRATGFGVYLSIKLLLETRNQTLKDKKFIVQGFGNVGYWASHFLTQDGAKLIAVQDAHASLYNAKGIDTEALVQHCEPRKGSIQGFDGATEMNADEFFGLDCDIVIPAALGNQITAENAFKIKATVVAEGANGPTDKEGEQMLLENGVTIIPDIFCNSGGVIGSYFEWLQNRNGELWQLDEVMAKIQKKLTENFHKIHAEVNKRDVDWRTAAFILAISRVETAYKQRGIFP, from the coding sequence ATGATAAATACAAAAAAAGTAATTAAGCAGTCTATGTATGAAACCGTAATGAACCAGTTCAATAATACGGCCGATATCATAGATCTAAATCCTAATATTAGAAAAATACTAGGGATTACAAATAATGAAATCATCGTTCATTTTCCTGTGAAAATGGATAATGGTAACGTAGAGGTTTTTACAGGCTACCGCGTGCAACATAATAACGCTTTAGGACCGTACAAAGGCGGTTTACGTTATCATGACACCGTAGATATAGACGCTGCTAAGGCGCTAGCTATGTGGATGACCTGGAAAACCTCCCTGGCGGGGCTGCCTTTTGGGGGTGCAAAAGGTGGAATCAAGATAGATCCTCGAAAATTTTCCGATTCAGAATTGGAACGTATCACCAGACGTTTCACCTATGCTTTGGGAGAAAATATAGGTCCTGAGCATGATATTCCAGCTCCAGATGTAAATACCAATCCGCAGACGATGGCTTGGATTGTAGACACTTTTATGTCTACTATATCCTCATCAGAACGTTCTCATAATCAGCATGTAGTAACTGGAAAACCAGTAGGAACCGGAGGTTTGGAAGGAAGAGATCGGGCAACAGGATTTGGAGTTTACCTCAGTATCAAACTGTTATTAGAGACAAGAAATCAAACTTTAAAAGATAAAAAATTTATAGTCCAGGGCTTTGGTAATGTTGGGTATTGGGCATCTCACTTTTTAACTCAAGATGGCGCGAAGTTAATTGCAGTGCAGGATGCTCATGCCTCATTATACAATGCTAAGGGTATAGACACTGAAGCTCTGGTACAACATTGCGAGCCAAGAAAAGGTTCAATTCAGGGGTTTGATGGTGCAACTGAAATGAATGCCGATGAATTTTTCGGTTTGGACTGCGATATAGTAATCCCTGCAGCTTTAGGAAATCAAATAACTGCAGAAAATGCATTTAAAATTAAAGCTACTGTGGTTGCTGAAGGTGCCAACGGACCTACAGATAAAGAAGGAGAGCAAATGCTTCTGGAAAACGGAGTGACAATTATTCCTGATATATTCTGCAACTCCGGAGGGGTGATTGGAAGTTATTTTGAATGGTTACAGAATAGAAATGGTGAATTATGGCAGTTGGATGAAGTCATGGCGAAAATTCAGAAGAAACTTACCGAGAACTTCCATAAAATTCATGCTGAAGTAAATAAGCGGGACGTAGACTGGAGAACAGCGGCTTTTATTCTAGCCATATCCAGAGTGGAGACCGCCTACAAACAAAGAGGAATTTTTCCATAG